The genomic region CATGGCGATGCTCGAAGACGCTGGCTTCCTCGTCAGCGACCGCTGTGCGATTCGGCCGAAGAGTTTCGACATCGCTGCCCGTCGCGGTGAGGACGTGTTGCTCCTGAAGATACTGGGCAACATCGACGCCTTCGACGCACAGACCGGAGGCGAGATGCGGCGACTGGGCACGTATCTGAATGCTACCCCGATCGTGATTGGCCTCCGAACGCGCGACGAGGAACTGAAACCTGGTGTCGTCTACTTCCGGCACGGCGTCCCCGTGCTGTCACCCGACACCGCGATGGACCTGTTCGTCGAAGAGGTCCCGCCACTCATCTACGCCGCGCCGGGCGGACTCTACGTCAACATCGACTCCGAAATCCTCGCCGACGTGCGCGAGAACCGCGACTGGTCGCTTGGCCGTCTGGCGAAAGAGCTGGGCGTCTCCCGGCGGACAGTCTCGAAATACGAGGACGGGATGGACGCCTCCGTCGAAGTGGCCGCCGAACTCGAAGACCTGTTCGACGCGCCGCTGACCTCGCCGGTGAGCGTCCTCGAAGGCGCCGAGGAAGTTCGTGACGACGAGCCGACACCGGACGATCCTGATGTCGCGCCGGAGGACGAGCCGATTGTGACAGTGTTCACCCGCATCGGGTTCGAGGTCCACCCGACGGACCGCGCGCCGTTCAAGAGCGTCAACGAGAGCGACGACGAGCATGGGCAGGTCCTTGCCGGTCACTCGGCGTTCACCGAAACCGCCGAAAAGCGAGCGCGAATCATGTCGTCGGTCGGTGAAGTGACCCGGACCCGGTCGGTGTACGTCGTCGACGAACTCCGGCGGGAGTCTGTCGAAGGGACCGCGCTCATCGAGAAAGAGGAGATGGAGAACATCGAGGACGCCATCGATCTGCGCGACCTGATTATGGAGCGCGGCGAGGACCGCGAAGAAGTGGCCTGAGCGGGCGCTATCAGTCTTCGTTGCCAAATGAAAACGAGAAACAGCGTAAGCGCCGGGTTTACTGTCCGTACGTCTCTTCGAGATATTCGACGATATCGTCGGATTCGGGCATTCCGTCGACGCCGTTGTCCTCGTCGATGAGTACCGGAACACCGGTCTGGCCCGAAACCTCCTTGACTTCGGTCCGGTCGCCGTGGGACCGCGGGACCATGTGGGACTCGTAGTCGAGTCCGAGTTCGTCGAGCTTCTTGATTACCTTCGCACAGTACGGACAGCCTTCGAGTTCGTAGAGTTCGAGATTGGCCATTGCACACGCAAATAGGCGAGCCAGCGTCAAGAACACATCGGTGGTGTGTCCCAGCCGCGCACCGTCGGCAGCAGTTCCACCTGCGCTACGCGTCGATGTCGTCGGGTGCGTCGGCGAGCAGGTCCGACGCGGTTACGAGCGAGGACAGTTCGAGGTCGTGGTCGGCGAGGTTCTCGCTGGCCCCTTCCTCCCGGTCGACGACGACGAGCACTCGGTTGACGACAGCGCCAGCCTCGCGGAGTGCCTCGGCGGCGTCGACCGCGCTCTGGCCGGTCGTGGCGATGTCTTCGAGGATGATGACCTCCTCGCCGTCGGTCAGGTCGCCCTCGATTCGGTTGCCCGTGCCGTACTCCTTGGCCTGCTTGCGGGCGATGACGTAAGGAATCCCAGTTTCGACGCTAGTGACCGCGACCAGCGGGACCGCACCGAGGGCGACGCCGGCCAGGGTGGCGTCCGTGTCCCAGTCGGCGATGCGCTCGGCGAATGCCCCGGCGATGAGGTCCAGACAGTCCGGGTTTGTCTCGAAGACATACTTGTCGACGTAGTAGTTCGACGTGCCGCCGTGGGAGAGCTCGAACTCCCCGAATTTGACGGCTTCAGCGTCTCGTAGCGCCGCGATGAGTTCGTCGTTTGCCATACGCTCACTGAACGGTCACGGGGCTAATGACTGTTGGATTCAGACAGCGACATTCCTAAGCCCTTCCGCCTCAGACACTCGCTCGAATGCAAGTGTTCGGGTCGAGCGGCGTCCGAGGTGTCGCGGGCGATGAGCTGACACCGCGGTACGTCCTTCGGGTTGCACAGGCCGCCGGGGACGTCTGGCGTGACGACCACGACCGCGTGGCGATCGCCCGGGACACGCGGACGACCGGGCGGACGTTTATCAACGCCGCGACAAGCGGGCTGACGGCCGTCGGGTTCGATGTCGACCGCCTCGGCGTCGTGCCGACACCGGGACTGCAGGCCTACTGCGAGCGTGAGGCCGTCCCGGGCGTGATGATTACCGCGAGCCACAATCCGGCCGCGTACAACGGCGTGAAGCTCATCGGCGCCGACGGGGTTGAACTGACACGGAGCACGCTCGACCACGTCGAGCAGTCGCTCCGGGACGACACTCCAAACTACGCAGACTGGGAGACAGTCGGGTCAGACACCGCCATCGAGAGCGCCCGCCGCCGATACCGCGAGCAGGTGCTTGCTGCCGTCGACCGCGACCGCATCGCCGACGCCGACCTCACTATCGTCGTCGACTCCGGCCACGGAGCTGGCTCTCTTACAAGCCCCGACCTGTTCCGCGAACTCGGCTGTGAAGTCCACACCGTCAACACCCAGCCCGACGGCCACTTCCCCGGCCGTGACCCCGAACCCGTCGCCGAGAACCTCGAAGACCTGCGGGCGTTCGTCCGCGCGACCGACGCCGACCTCGGATTCGCCCACGACGGCGACGCCGACCGCGGGATGTTCGTCGACGAGACCGGTACACACATCGAAGGCGACGCCGCGCTGGCCGCGCTTGCGGCGGCGAAAATCGAGTCCGGCGACGGCGTCGTCTCGGCGGTCAATGCCTCCCAGCGACTTGTCGACGTCGTCGAGGACGCTGGTGCGACTCTCTCACTGACTCCTATCGGCTCGACGTATATCGTCAGTCGCATCCGCAAACTCCAAAACGAGGGGACCCACGTCGCGATTGCCGGCGAAGGCAACGGCGGCATCCTCTTCCCCGACTACCGTATCGCCAGAGACGGCGCGTTCACCGCCGCGAAGTTCCTCGAACTCGTCGCTGACCGGCCCGCAAGCGAGGTTGCCGCGGACTACGACGACTACTACAACGTCCGGCGGAACCTCGAATACGAAACCGAAGAAGAGCGCGAGTCGATGCTCGAAGGCATCGAGGCCCATGCAAACGAGGCGACAGCCGACCTCGACACGACAGACGGCTACCGCCTCGACTACGGCGACGGCTGGGTACTTGCCCGACCGTCCGGGACGGAGCCCGTTGTCCGGGTCTACGCCGAAGCGCGCACACTTGACCGCGCCGAGGAACTCGCCGAAACGATGGTTAGCCGAGCGACCCAGCAAACGAATACTTACAGCGGCGAATAGGTGTCCAGCGCGTCATCGATAGCCGCTCTGGCCTTGTGGGCGGCCGACAGTTCCTGTTCGACAGCACCGCTTGCCAGCCGCTCGCGTTCGGCTTCTGTGAGTTCCGAGCGAGCGAGAGCGCTCTCCCGGAGCCGCTCGTAGTCGTCTCGCTCCGCGAGTCCACGCACCGCCCGGAGTGCGGCGACAACCGACTCATCGACGAAGCGGGCAACAACCGAGCGGTACGCTTGGCAGAGCCATGGCAGAGCGGTCGCCGATGGCGGCGGCCAGTCGATCCGCACCGGCTCGGCGTCAAGCCGCCGGAGATACGTCTGCCGGGTGGCGACGGTGCTGCGGAGCGCTGCGGTGTCGTCGACGTAGTGGTCCAGTTTTGAGGCGGAGTAGTCAGCGTACTCCAGTAGTTTCGGAATCGGCTCGGTCCCGGCGTCGTGCTCACGAACGTACGTCAGCAGTTCCGCAGGTGGGGACCGGAACTCGACTAGCGGATACGCGTCCGCTCGCTCGATAACCGCCAGCACGTCTCTGGCGGGCGTGTTGCGGCGAAATTCGGTGAACGCCTCGGTGACGGCGTCGTTGTAGCGCTCGATTGGCTCACGAAGGTGCTCGACCGGGGCATCGAGATCGGCGGCGCCGAGCCGCTGGAGGCGTTCGAGGTCATCGATGCGGTCGCTCAGTTCGTCGCGTCGACGGCCAGCGTCCGTTCGGGCTTTCCTGTACTGCTCGCGTGTGTCGTCGAGTTCGTCGAGTCGCCCGACGAGGTCGCCGATAGGGGAGAGCATCTCGCGAGCCTGCTCGAAGTCGCTCTCGGTGAGCCGCCGCTGCTGAAGGAAATCGTCGATTTCTTCGAAGGTCTCCCGTTCGGGCAGGTCCTCTGGGAGGTCGTCGGTCAGCGTTCCGACCTGACCCTGAAACTCCATGAACGCCTCGAAGTCACCACCGCCGGTCGCCCGACCGTCGTAGCTTTCGAGCAGGTTCCACAGTTCGCGGTAGATCTCACGGCAGTCACGGAGTGCGTCGGCACCGATTTTCTCGACGCGCGCCTGTGCTCGGGCGTACGCATCAGCGGCCTGTTCGAGTTCCGCCACGGCGTCGGGGGGTCCCGCGCCGTTTTCGATCTCAGTATCGGATCGTGCCATTAGTACACGTCGTCTGGGTCGAACACTTGCTCACCGACCGTCTCGCCATCGACAGTTCGGTGGAAACAGGACTCGTAGCCGGTGTGGCAGGCCCCGCCAGTCTGGTCAACGATGTACAGCAGCGCGTCCCCGTCGCAGTCGACCCGCACTTCTTCGACGGCCTGCGTGTGGCCGCTCGTCCCGCCCTTGTGCCAGAGTTCGTCCCGGCTCCGCGAGTAGTAGTGGGCCTCCCCCGTCTCGCGGGTCTTCCGGAGCGCTTCCTTGGTGACGTAGGCGAGCATAAGCACCTCACCGGAGTCGGCGTCCTGCGCGACCGCCGGGATGTACTCCTGCTCGTCGAATGCGAGGTCGACGTCGGTCATACTCGGGCCGAGGTGTGTCCGCAAAATAGGTCTTCTGCTGTCAGGGG from Haloarcula sp. H-GB4 harbors:
- a CDS encoding transcriptional regulator; translation: MSRSALVENVMAMLEDAGFLVSDRCAIRPKSFDIAARRGEDVLLLKILGNIDAFDAQTGGEMRRLGTYLNATPIVIGLRTRDEELKPGVVYFRHGVPVLSPDTAMDLFVEEVPPLIYAAPGGLYVNIDSEILADVRENRDWSLGRLAKELGVSRRTVSKYEDGMDASVEVAAELEDLFDAPLTSPVSVLEGAEEVRDDEPTPDDPDVAPEDEPIVTVFTRIGFEVHPTDRAPFKSVNESDDEHGQVLAGHSAFTETAEKRARIMSSVGEVTRTRSVYVVDELRRESVEGTALIEKEEMENIEDAIDLRDLIMERGEDREEVA
- the pyrE gene encoding orotate phosphoribosyltransferase; the protein is MANDELIAALRDAEAVKFGEFELSHGGTSNYYVDKYVFETNPDCLDLIAGAFAERIADWDTDATLAGVALGAVPLVAVTSVETGIPYVIARKQAKEYGTGNRIEGDLTDGEEVIILEDIATTGQSAVDAAEALREAGAVVNRVLVVVDREEGASENLADHDLELSSLVTASDLLADAPDDIDA
- the glmM gene encoding phosphoglucosamine mutase encodes the protein MQVFGSSGVRGVAGDELTPRYVLRVAQAAGDVWRDDHDRVAIARDTRTTGRTFINAATSGLTAVGFDVDRLGVVPTPGLQAYCEREAVPGVMITASHNPAAYNGVKLIGADGVELTRSTLDHVEQSLRDDTPNYADWETVGSDTAIESARRRYREQVLAAVDRDRIADADLTIVVDSGHGAGSLTSPDLFRELGCEVHTVNTQPDGHFPGRDPEPVAENLEDLRAFVRATDADLGFAHDGDADRGMFVDETGTHIEGDAALAALAAAKIESGDGVVSAVNASQRLVDVVEDAGATLSLTPIGSTYIVSRIRKLQNEGTHVAIAGEGNGGILFPDYRIARDGAFTAAKFLELVADRPASEVAADYDDYYNVRRNLEYETEEERESMLEGIEAHANEATADLDTTDGYRLDYGDGWVLARPSGTEPVVRVYAEARTLDRAEELAETMVSRATQQTNTYSGE
- a CDS encoding glutathione S-transferase N-terminal domain-containing protein, with the translated sequence MANLELYELEGCPYCAKVIKKLDELGLDYESHMVPRSHGDRTEVKEVSGQTGVPVLIDEDNGVDGMPESDDIVEYLEETYGQ
- the hisI gene encoding phosphoribosyl-AMP cyclohydrolase, giving the protein MTDVDLAFDEQEYIPAVAQDADSGEVLMLAYVTKEALRKTRETGEAHYYSRSRDELWHKGGTSGHTQAVEEVRVDCDGDALLYIVDQTGGACHTGYESCFHRTVDGETVGEQVFDPDDVY